One window of the Eucalyptus grandis isolate ANBG69807.140 chromosome 8, ASM1654582v1, whole genome shotgun sequence genome contains the following:
- the LOC108958744 gene encoding ankyrin repeat-containing protein ITN1 produces the protein MVDCDNRTALHNAVLGGRIRMVKALVRSNPRLTQLRDKEGRVPLGISAKEASVHKEIAWFLAKSTTDDEPSHPFRNPSAIETIIDLTTAGHHDITLYLVGRYPHLLTIQSPRYPGCSILSVLASMESHFHSGNRLSVLEALIYKCIPVNLSYKPTDKNSEPALQCFSRSLWSATKIVVPIIKRVHEVKLRNMAAVELAKQVCIAISYMNNAEITEFFENGDLLYAATVKGISEIVKLCIQFFPDLIRIRPNGSSLPAHAVRYRQARILGLFLQLSSTAELSLVLGPTDEDSQAIMFAAASYFPYHDTVTKVAGATFQMQRELKWYKAVESWVHPLWRNSYMETAGGVNMTYWNGFVKNHQELLEKGEKWVKDTANSCMLVSTLIATVLFAAAFTVPGGNDDKNGVPLLLGEDSFLVFTISDVLGLFSSVMAILLFLAILTSRYEARDFLEALPQKIIMGLCFLFLSLAFMLVAFAASLTLVLEERVEWVLIPITLLASLPVVLFVILQLPLLYQMVKSTYGPNIFCPDGIWDGVNYTKQDQ, from the exons ATGGTTGATTGTGATAACCGCACAGCCCTGCACAATGCTGTCCTAGGTGGAAGGATAAGGATGGTCAAGGCATTAGTCAGAAGTAATCCTAGGTTGACGCAACTTCGAGATAAGGAAGGACGTGTTCCTTTGGGAATATCTGCTAAGGAAGCCTCTGTGCATAAGGAGATTGCTTGGTTCCTGGCGAAAAGTACGACAGACGATGAGCCAAGTCATCCCTTCCGCAATCCCTCTGCGATTGAGACCATCATAGATCTCACCACCGCTGGTCATCATG ATATCACCCTTTATCTAGTTGGGCGGTACCCTCACTTACTTACCATACAAAGCCCAAGGTATCCTGGATGTTCTATACTGTCCGTGTTGGCATCGATGGAATCTCACTTTCACAGTGGAAACAGGCTTAGTGTTTTGGAAGCATTGATATACAAAT GTATACCGGTGAACTTGAGCTACAAACCAACAGACAAAAATTCGGAGCCGG CGCTTCAATGTTTTTCAAGGTCACTTTGGAGTGCTACCAAAATTGTAG TTCCTATAATCAAGAGAGTTCATGAGGTGAAGCTAAGAAACATGGCGGCAGTCGAGTTGGCAAAACAAGTTTGCATTGCGATCTCTTACATGAATAATGCTGAGATCACCGaatttttcgaaaatggagACTTACTGTATGCAGCTACAGTCAAGGGAATCAGTGAAATCGTGAAGCTCTGTATTCAGTTTTTCCCGGACCTTATTCGAATTAGGCCTAATGGTAGCAGTTTGCCGGCACATGCGGTGAGGTATCGCCAAGCAAGGATTCTCGGACTCTTTTTGCAGTTAAGCTCGACCGCTGAGTTGTCATTAGTCCTAGGGCCTACAGACGAAGATTCTCAGGCCATTATGTTTGCAGCAGCATCGTACTTCCCTTATCATGATACTGTAACTAAGGTGGCTGGGGCAACTTTTCAAATGCAAAGAGAACTCAAATGGTATAAG GCTGTGGAAAGCTGGGTTCACCCTCTTTGGAGAAATAGCTACATGGAAACTGCTGGGGGTGTGAATATGACATATTGGAATGGTTTCGTGAAGAATCACCAAGAGTTGCTCGAGAAAGGGGAGAAGTGGGTGAAGGACACAGCAAATTCATGTATGCTTGTCTCAACTTTAATTGCCACAGTATTGTTCGCTGCTGCATTCACTGTACCTGGAGGCAATGACGACAAAAATGGAGTCCCACTGTTGTTAGGAGAGGACTCTTTCTTGGTTTTCACAATTTCGGATGTGTTAGGTTTGTTTTCTTCCGTGATGGCCATCTTGCTATTCCTAGCCATCTTAACTTCACGTTATGAGGCACGAGATTTTCTTGAAGCATTGCCTCAGAAGATCATAATGGGactttgttttctcttcctctccctgGCTTTCATGCTAGTGGCCTTCGCTGCATCTCTCACACTTGTGCTGGAAGAAAGAGTAGAGTGGGTTCTCATTCCCATTACTTTGCTGGCCTCTCTTCCCGTGGTTTTATTCGTAATACTACAGCTTCCCTTGCTATATCAAATGGTTAAATCCACTTATGGACCAAACATTTTTTGTCCCGATGGCATTTGGGATGGAGTCAATTATACTAAACAAGATCAGTGA